The genomic interval CCAGCAGCCGCAAGGTGATCTGCGTGGCCCCTGCGTCCAGCGCGTTGTCGACCAGCTCGCGCACGACGGAGGCGGGGCGCTCCACCACTTCGCCCGCGGCGATCTGGCTGATGAGTTCGTCGGGGAGCTCGCGGATGGCGCGACGTTCGGGGCGGGGAGGGGAGGAAAGAGGTGCGTTCACTGCACGATTTTAGGGGGCTGGGCGTGTCGCTGCGCCACAGCCCCTGGATGGACTTACGCTGGCAGGTGGTGGCCGTGGGGGCGGTCGGGGTTGTCCAGCGTCAGCTCGGGCTCCACATACCCGGCATCCAGCTCGCGGTGCAGCACCTCGCGGTCGCAGGCCTTCTCCCACATCGACACCACCACGCAGGCCACGGCGTTGCTCATGGTGCTGGTCAGGGCGCGGGCTTCGGACATGAAGCGGTCGATGCCCACAATCAGCGCCACCCCGGCCACCGGCAGGTCGGGCATGACCGTCAACGTGGCCACCAGGGCGACAAAGCCGCTGCCGGTCACGCCCGCCGCGCCCTTGGAGGTCAGCAGCATCAGCCCCAGCATGGCACCGATCTGGCCCCAACTGAGCGTGATGTCGCAGGCCTGGGCGATGAACAGCGAGGCCAGGGTCAGGTAAATGGCCGTGCCGTCGAGGTTGAAGGAGTAGCCGGTGGGCAGCACCAGGCCGACCACACCCTTTTTGCAGCCCAGGCGCTCCAGCTTCATCAGCAGACGCGGCAGCACTGGTTCGCTGGACGAGGTGCCCAGCACCACCAGCAATTCTTCCCGGATGTAGCGCAGCAGTTTCCACAGCTGGAAGCCGTGCATGCGCGCCAGCAGGCCCAGCACCACCACCACAAAAAATATGCAGGCGGTATAGAAAGTACCGATCAAAAAGCCCAGCGAACCGATGGATTTGATGCCGTAGCGCCCCACGGTAAAGGCCATGGCCCCGAACGCGCCCACCGGGGCCAGGCGCATCAGCAGGCCAAACACCGAAAACAGCATCTCCGAGAAGCCATCAATCGCCTCCAGCACCGTCTGCCCGGCGCGGCCAATGCGGCTCAGGCCAAAGCCGCACAGCACGGCCAGCAGCAGCACGGGCAGCACCTCGCCCTCGGCAAACGCGCCAAAGAAGGACTGCGGAATGATGTGCATCATGAATTCCACAAAGCCCCGGGGCGGCTCCTTGCCGCCAAACTTGGCGGCCACGCCGGGGTCGAGCAGCTTGGGGTCGATGTGCATGCCCGCGCCGGGCTGCAGCAGTAGCACCGCCGCCAGCCCGGTGAGCAGCGCCAGGATGGTCAGTACGTAGAACAGGCCCATGGACTTGAGCAGGGTCTTGCCGATTTCCTTGGAGTCGTTGAGCGAGGTGATGCCGCTGACGATAGTGCAAAACACCACCGGCGCAATCATCATCTTGACCAGCTTGACGAAGCCGTCGCCCAGCGGCTTGAGCGAGGCACCGAATTCAGGCCAGTAGTGGCCCACGGTGATGCCCAGGGCCAGGCCGATCAGCACCTGGACGTAGAGCAGCTTGATGAGTTTTTTGACTTGCATGTTTGTCTCCTGATGTGGGGTTTTAGGGGTGCAGGTTGGCTAGCACCTGGTCCACCATCACGCCCGCCTGGCCCAGGTAATTGGCGGGGTCGCAAAAGGCATCGAGCTGCGCGCGGCTTACATGGGCGTTGATTTCGGGGTGGGCGGCCAGGATCTCGACCAGCGGGCGCTGCTGTTTCAGGGCTTCGCGGCAGAGTTCGTAGACCAGGTCGTGGGCGTATTCGCGGCCAATGAAAGGGCCCAGGCCCATCATCACGGCCTCGGACATCACCAGGCCGTGGGTCATATCGATGTTGCGGCGCATCTGCACCGTGTCTACCTCCAGCCCGGCCAGCACAAATCGGGTTTGCTTGAGCGCCCCCGACATCAGGCAGAAGATTTCGGGCAGCGACACCCATTCGATCTCCCAGGGGCCGGTGGAGCGCTCGTGGTCGGCCACCATCGCGTCCATCAGCGCGGCGGCATGCTGGCGTGCCACCGAGATGTTGGCGTGGATGTACAGGCAGGAGATGGGGTTGCGCTTTTGCGGCATGGTGCTGGACGAGCCGCGGCCCGGGGCGTAGGGCTCGAACACCTCGGCCACCTCGGTTTGCATCATCAGCTTCACGTCCATGGCGATCTTGCCTAGCGAGCCGCCCACCAGGGCCAGAAAGGCACCCACTTCGGCTATGGTGTCGCGCACCGTGTGCCAGGCGATGGGCGGGCAGGCCAGGCCCAGCTCGGCCATCAGCCCGGCCTGGGTCTCCATCGCGCCTTTTTCCAGCGAGGCCAGCGTGCCCGCCGCGCCGCCGAATTCGCCCATGAACACGCGCGGCTTGAGCTGTTCCAGCCGCTCGCGGTGGCGCTCGATACCGGCCAGGATGCTGGCGGTCTTGAAGCCGAAGGTGATGGGAATCGCCTGCTGCAGGTTGCTGCGACCAATGATGGGCGTGTCGCGGTAGGTACGGCTCAGGTGGGCCAGCGAATCCGAGATGGCCTTCAGGTCCGCCTCCACCAGCGCCAGGCCTTCGCGCATTTGCAGCACGGTGGCCGTGTCGGTGATGTCCTGGGTGGTGGCCCCCCAGTGGCAGTACTCGCCCAGCTTGTCGCGGCAGTTGGCGTTGATCTGGTTGACCACGGCGATGATGGGGTAGCCGATCTGCTCGGTCTTGGCCTTGAGCTGCGCCCAGTCGATCATGTCGAGACGGCAGTTTCGGACGATCTCGTCGGCTGCCTCCTGCGGAATGATGCCCAGCTGGCCCTGCACCTTGGCCAGGGCGCGTTCGATGTCCAGGTACTTGGCGGTGCGGTTCTCGTCGGACCAGACGGCGCGCATTTTTGCGTCGCTGAAAATGTCGCCAAAAATGCGTGAGTCGATGATGGATGCCATGGGGTTGTCTCCTTGATTAATAAGTGGGGGAAGTGGATGCCAGCAGGCGCTGGGCTTTGAGCAATACGGGTCGGTCGATCATTTTTCCGTCCAGTTGCAGCGCTCCCGTGGGGTTGGCGCTGTAGGCGGCTTGCACACGGGCGGCCCAGGCCAGGTCGGCGGCGCTGGGGGCCAGGGCGGCGCGCACGGCGGGGATCTGGCTGGGGTGGATGCACAGCTTGGCTTTGAGCCCCAGACGCTGGGCGTAGACCATGTCGGCGGCCACTACAGCGGCATCCAGCGCCACTGTGACCCCAGCCACCGGGGCGGGCAAATTGGCGGCGCGGCTGGCCAGGGCGAGGTGCACCGCCGCCATGTCCAGTGCCGGGCTGTCGTTGGGCAGGTCTAGATCCAGCGCGTAGTCGATGCTGCCGAAAGCCAGCCGGGCCACGCCGGGTGCGGCGGCAATCGCCTGCGCCCCCAACAAACCACGTGCGCTTTCAATCAGCGCCAGCACCGTGCCGTGGTGGACGGCTTTCAAGTCCGCGATCTGCGCAGGCGACTCGGCCTTGGCCAGCATCACGCAGGGCAGGGCGCAGGCTTGCAGCAGGGCGATGTCGTCGGCGTAAAACGGGCTGTGGGCATCGTTGATGCGCAGCAGCACCCGTGCTGTGTCTGCCGTGGCATGCCATTCGGCAAAGGCACGGCGGGCCTGGGGCTTGTCGGCTGGCAGCACCGCATCTTCCAGGTCCACGATGATGCGGTCGGCCCCGCTGGCCAGGGCCTTGGCAAAGCGCTCGGGGCGGTTGCCGGGCACGAACAAATAGGTCTGTTCCATGGCTACACCGTGCCTGCGCTGTGCAACGCGGCGACCTGTTCGGCGCTGTAGCCCTGCGTGGCCAAGATCGCCGCCGTGTGCTGGCCCAGCGCGGGCACGGCATCCATGCGCGGCGCGGCGGTGTGCCAGGAGCCGGGCGGCAGCAGGGCGGGCACGCGGCCCTGGGGCGTGTCCACCTCGGTCCAGCGTTGGCGGGCTTTTAGCTGTGGATGCGCCCAGACCTCGGCCATGCTGTTGACCTGGGCGTTGGCGATGCTGGCCTGTTCCAGTCGCTCCACCACCTGGGCGGCGGTCAGGGTGGAAAAGGCCTGCACGATGAGTGCAGAGAGCTCGGCGCGGGCCGCGCTGCGCTTGGAGTTGCTGGTGAAGCGCGGGTCCAACGCCAGGCCGGGCTGCAGCAGCACCTGCTCGCAAAAGCCCTTCCATTCGCGCTCGTTTTGCAGGCCCAGCATCACGGTTTTGCCGTCGCCCGCCGGGAACGGGCCATAGGGGTAGATGGTGGCGTGGCTGGCCCCCGAGCGGGGTGGTGGCGCGGCCCCATCGAACGCGTAGTACAGCGGGTAGCCCATCCATTCGGTCAGCGACTCCAGCATGGACACGTCGATGTGCTGGCCCTGGCCGGTTTGCTGGCGTTGCATCAGCGCGGCCAGGATGTTGGTGTAGGCGTACATGCCCGCCGAGATGTCGGCAATCGACGGCCCGGCCTTGGAGGGCGTGTCGGGCGTGCCGGTGACTGACACAAAGCCGGCTTCGCTCTGGATTAGCAGGTCGTAGGCTTTTTTGTCGCGGTAGGGGCCGTCTGCACCGTAGCCGGAGATGTCGCAGACGATGATGTTGGGCCGCACTTTGCACAGGGCCTCATACGACAGGCCCAGCCGTGCTGCCGCGCCGGGGGCCAGGTTCTGCACCACCACGTCGGCCTCTTCGGTGATCAGGCGCAGCAGGATTTTTTGCGCTTCGGGGTCTTTCACATCGAGTGTGAGGCTCTCTTTGGAGCGGTTGGTCCAGACGAAGTGCGAGGCCAGGCCGCGCACCCGCTCGTCGTAGCCACGGGCGAAGTCGCCCACGCCGGGGCGTTCGATCTTGATGACACGGGCACCCAGGTCGGCCAGTTGCCGGGT from Comamonadaceae bacterium OS-1 carries:
- the dctA_2 gene encoding aerobic C4-dicarboxylate transport protein — protein: MQVKKLIKLLYVQVLIGLALGITVGHYWPEFGASLKPLGDGFVKLVKMMIAPVVFCTIVSGITSLNDSKEIGKTLLKSMGLFYVLTILALLTGLAAVLLLQPGAGMHIDPKLLDPGVAAKFGGKEPPRGFVEFMMHIIPQSFFGAFAEGEVLPVLLLAVLCGFGLSRIGRAGQTVLEAIDGFSEMLFSVFGLLMRLAPVGAFGAMAFTVGRYGIKSIGSLGFLIGTFYTACIFFVVVVLGLLARMHGFQLWKLLRYIREELLVVLGTSSSEPVLPRLLMKLERLGCKKGVVGLVLPTGYSFNLDGTAIYLTLASLFIAQACDITLSWGQIGAMLGLMLLTSKGAAGVTGSGFVALVATLTVMPDLPVAGVALIVGIDRFMSEARALTSTMSNAVACVVVSMWEKACDREVLHRELDAGYVEPELTLDNPDRPHGHHLPA
- the pcaB gene encoding 3-carboxy-cis,cis-muconate cycloisomerase, with the protein product MASIIDSRIFGDIFSDAKMRAVWSDENRTAKYLDIERALAKVQGQLGIIPQEAADEIVRNCRLDMIDWAQLKAKTEQIGYPIIAVVNQINANCRDKLGEYCHWGATTQDITDTATVLQMREGLALVEADLKAISDSLAHLSRTYRDTPIIGRSNLQQAIPITFGFKTASILAGIERHRERLEQLKPRVFMGEFGGAAGTLASLEKGAMETQAGLMAELGLACPPIAWHTVRDTIAEVGAFLALVGGSLGKIAMDVKLMMQTEVAEVFEPYAPGRGSSSTMPQKRNPISCLYIHANISVARQHAAALMDAMVADHERSTGPWEIEWVSLPEIFCLMSGALKQTRFVLAGLEVDTVQMRRNIDMTHGLVMSEAVMMGLGPFIGREYAHDLVYELCREALKQQRPLVEILAAHPEINAHVSRAQLDAFCDPANYLGQAGVMVDQVLANLHP
- the citE_1 gene encoding citrate lyase subunit beta-like protein; this translates as MEQTYLFVPGNRPERFAKALASGADRIIVDLEDAVLPADKPQARRAFAEWHATADTARVLLRINDAHSPFYADDIALLQACALPCVMLAKAESPAQIADLKAVHHGTVLALIESARGLLGAQAIAAAPGVARLAFGSIDYALDLDLPNDSPALDMAAVHLALASRAANLPAPVAGVTVALDAAVVAADMVYAQRLGLKAKLCIHPSQIPAVRAALAPSAADLAWAARVQAAYSANPTGALQLDGKMIDRPVLLKAQRLLASTSPTY
- the uctC_1 gene encoding acetyl-CoA:oxalate CoA-transferase encodes the protein MQPLKGTTVVTLEHAIAAPFATRQLADLGARVIKIERPGVGDFARGYDERVRGLASHFVWTNRSKESLTLDVKDPEAQKILLRLITEEADVVVQNLAPGAAARLGLSYEALCKVRPNIIVCDISGYGADGPYRDKKAYDLLIQSEAGFVSVTGTPDTPSKAGPSIADISAGMYAYTNILAALMQRQQTGQGQHIDVSMLESLTEWMGYPLYYAFDGAAPPPRSGASHATIYPYGPFPAGDGKTVMLGLQNEREWKGFCEQVLLQPGLALDPRFTSNSKRSAARAELSALIVQAFSTLTAAQVVERLEQASIANAQVNSMAEVWAHPQLKARQRWTEVDTPQGRVPALLPPGSWHTAAPRMDAVPALGQHTAAILATQGYSAEQVAALHSAGTV